In Lacrimispora indolis DSM 755, a genomic segment contains:
- a CDS encoding response regulator transcription factor: protein MLKVLIADDEEKICQLIEKLIDWQALDMKLSGVANNGIEALEKIEALSPDVVITDIRMPGYDGLDLVKKTRELNVGVEFVIISGYRHFEYAQTAIKYGVSDYLLKPIKKQELTETLEKIRERYNEKNEQLTYEERVRLARKSDAERLRTTWFSSVLYRDRSEQDCTGLEEINKQYYYQLKPGCFQIVCVKFDGISMPDEKNLEFLTEKTTQIAEQMLKGHVFDWELYVENSHIYIFLNYGEESRKLIRRQCKNILNELAVLESILEGLRVTIGFGTTVRDAAQLRNSLKSARHLVEQRLVAGNGKLLEGELRSSFHLASSQWFTQFNQSMNTALESLDRQQVGDCLMKLKEGLLEQPDMTGHEILQMCREVCNLYLFFMKNHKIPIEQNFMERFNQGVEFCSSAREVLRFLIKEISSSYDKAVAGKMQENNRPIRIAKKYIRDHYKEAITLETVSEIAGFNPTYFSSLFKKETGKNFLEFLSEVRMEQAKSLLKETNLSVAAICGEVGYSDVKYFTKNFTKFSGLKPNEYRKLYS from the coding sequence ATGTTAAAAGTATTGATAGCAGATGATGAAGAAAAGATCTGCCAGTTGATTGAAAAGCTGATCGACTGGCAGGCACTGGATATGAAGCTCAGCGGTGTGGCGAATAACGGGATCGAGGCGCTTGAAAAGATAGAAGCCCTTTCTCCTGATGTGGTGATCACAGATATCCGGATGCCAGGATATGACGGCCTGGACCTGGTGAAAAAGACCAGGGAACTGAATGTGGGAGTGGAATTCGTCATTATCAGCGGATACCGCCATTTTGAGTATGCCCAGACGGCGATCAAATATGGGGTCAGCGATTATTTGCTGAAGCCCATAAAAAAACAGGAACTGACGGAAACTCTGGAAAAGATCAGGGAGAGGTACAATGAAAAAAACGAACAGCTGACCTACGAAGAACGGGTCAGGCTTGCAAGAAAAAGTGATGCGGAGAGGCTGCGGACCACCTGGTTTTCCAGTGTTCTGTACAGGGACAGGAGCGAACAGGATTGTACCGGATTGGAAGAAATCAATAAGCAGTATTATTATCAGTTAAAGCCGGGCTGCTTTCAAATCGTCTGTGTTAAATTTGACGGAATTTCCATGCCAGATGAGAAAAACCTGGAATTTCTGACAGAAAAGACAACTCAGATTGCTGAACAGATGCTGAAAGGCCATGTATTTGACTGGGAATTGTATGTGGAAAACAGCCATATTTACATATTCCTCAATTATGGGGAGGAGAGCAGGAAGCTCATCCGCAGGCAGTGTAAAAATATATTAAATGAACTTGCTGTTCTGGAATCCATTCTGGAGGGGCTCCGGGTGACCATTGGATTTGGAACAACCGTACGGGATGCCGCCCAGCTAAGAAATTCCCTTAAATCTGCCAGGCATCTGGTGGAACAGCGGCTGGTGGCCGGAAACGGCAAGCTTTTGGAAGGCGAGCTGCGCAGCTCCTTTCATCTGGCATCAAGCCAGTGGTTCACCCAGTTTAACCAGAGCATGAATACGGCACTGGAAAGCCTGGACCGGCAGCAGGTAGGAGACTGTCTGATGAAGCTGAAGGAAGGGCTTTTGGAACAGCCGGATATGACCGGACATGAGATTTTGCAGATGTGCCGGGAAGTGTGCAATCTTTACTTGTTTTTCATGAAAAACCATAAGATTCCCATTGAGCAGAATTTCATGGAACGGTTTAATCAGGGAGTGGAATTTTGTTCCTCTGCAAGAGAGGTCCTGCGCTTTCTGATAAAGGAAATCTCTTCTTCCTATGACAAAGCCGTAGCAGGAAAGATGCAGGAAAATAACCGCCCCATCCGCATAGCCAAAAAATATATCAGGGATCATTATAAGGAGGCCATTACTCTGGAAACCGTCAGTGAAATCGCAGGATTCAATCCTACCTATTTCAGTTCTCTGTTTAAAAAAGAGACAGGAAAGAACTTTCTGGAATTTTTATCTGAGGTGCGCATGGAACAGGCAAAAAGCCTGTTAAAGGAAACCAATTTAAGTGTGGCGGCCATATGCGGGGAAGTGGGCTACAGCGATGTAAAGTACTTTACTAAAAATTTCACAAAGTTTTCCGGATTAAAACCAAATGAATACCGGAAGCTTTATTCCTGA
- a CDS encoding ABC transporter permease — MKAFRTLLKTEGKLSLRGLDMFIFAICMPVAAVVILGAVFGNKPAFDSAEYTFLEQSFGAVSSIAICAGGVMGLPLVVSDYRSRKILKRFKVTPIDPALILAVQAFIYALYSIASLILVYATGAVFFGYELKGSWLLFLGAYLLVMLSMFSIGLLVGGISPDTKIAGAAASLLYFPMLIFSGATLPYEVMPAVFQKAADLLPLTQGIKLLKAASLGQPMDNVFIPVMVMIGIAVICISISLRFFKWE, encoded by the coding sequence ATGAAAGCATTTAGAACTTTGCTTAAAACAGAAGGGAAATTGTCTCTTCGCGGATTGGATATGTTTATTTTTGCTATCTGCATGCCGGTTGCGGCGGTTGTAATTTTAGGAGCAGTATTTGGAAACAAGCCCGCTTTTGACAGCGCAGAATATACGTTCCTGGAACAGTCCTTTGGTGCGGTATCTTCTATTGCCATTTGTGCCGGAGGCGTGATGGGGCTTCCCCTGGTTGTGTCTGATTACCGGAGCAGAAAGATTTTAAAACGGTTTAAGGTTACACCCATTGACCCCGCCCTTATCCTGGCAGTGCAGGCTTTCATTTACGCCCTTTATTCCATTGCATCCCTTATCCTTGTTTACGCAACAGGAGCGGTATTTTTCGGATATGAATTAAAGGGCTCATGGCTTCTTTTTTTGGGGGCATACTTACTGGTTATGCTGTCCATGTTCAGCATTGGCCTGTTGGTGGGAGGAATTTCGCCTGACACGAAAATAGCCGGTGCTGCAGCCAGCCTGCTGTATTTTCCAATGCTGATTTTTTCGGGTGCAACTCTGCCTTACGAGGTGATGCCGGCTGTGTTCCAAAAAGCAGCGGATCTCCTGCCATTGACACAGGGAATAAAACTTCTTAAGGCCGCCTCACTGGGTCAGCCAATGGACAACGTTTTCATTCCGGTTATGGTGATGATTGGGATTGCAGTGATATGCATCAGCATTTCACTCCGCTTTTTCAAGTGGGAATGA
- a CDS encoding ABC transporter ATP-binding protein — translation METTIEVKGLCKSYSQVKAIEHINISICSGEVFGLLGANGAGKSTAIECILGTKKQDSGTISILGMDPQKDRKRLFQKVGVQFQEANYQDKIKVYELCEVTASLYKNTLDYGILLEQFGLSEKLKSMVSELSGGQKQRLFIVLALIPDPDVVFLDELTTGLDARARREVWKSLLQLKEKGITILLTSHFMDEVEALCDKIMILKSGESIFCGTVQEAVAACPYEKLEDAYLWYTDGEGEYESI, via the coding sequence ATGGAAACAACTATTGAAGTGAAAGGGCTGTGTAAGTCCTACTCCCAGGTGAAAGCCATAGAGCATATTAATATCTCGATTTGCAGCGGGGAGGTGTTTGGCTTACTGGGAGCAAACGGAGCGGGTAAAAGTACTGCAATCGAATGTATCCTGGGAACGAAAAAGCAGGATAGCGGAACAATATCTATTTTAGGAATGGATCCGCAAAAAGACCGGAAAAGGCTTTTTCAGAAGGTTGGCGTTCAATTTCAGGAGGCCAATTATCAGGATAAAATCAAGGTATATGAGCTTTGTGAAGTTACTGCTTCGCTTTACAAAAACACTCTGGATTATGGGATTCTTCTGGAACAGTTCGGACTTTCGGAAAAGTTAAAAAGCATGGTCAGTGAACTTTCAGGCGGTCAGAAGCAGCGGCTTTTTATTGTGCTTGCGCTGATCCCGGATCCGGATGTTGTGTTTTTAGACGAGCTGACAACTGGATTGGATGCCAGGGCACGGCGGGAAGTGTGGAAGAGTCTTTTACAGTTAAAAGAAAAAGGGATCACCATTTTACTTACCTCTCATTTTATGGATGAGGTGGAGGCCCTTTGTGATAAGATTATGATTTTGAAAAGCGGGGAAAGCATTTTTTGCGGTACCGTACAGGAAGCGGTTGCTGCCTGTCCATATGAAAAGCTTGAGGATGCATATCTTTGGTATACCGACGGGGAGGGTGAATATGAAAGCATTTAG
- a CDS encoding MerR family transcriptional regulator — MNTYNTSEIAHSIGIHPNTVRLYEELGLIPKPERRANGYRIFTDLHMEQMKFARIALKVEVLQNGLRKQAIAIIRTSAAGNFNKAVGLTEHYLQQIKNEQKNAEEAIEITQRLLSGGSQGQKTGTMVLTRKEAADYLQISMDALRNWEMNGLLTVKRKQNGYRIYTEEDMHRLKIIRSLRCGNYSLSAILRMLNALSQNPEADIRQVIDTPDKDDDIISVCDKLLTSLHYAEEHAEVMLAHLKKMKIQFETDPTL; from the coding sequence ATGAATACTTACAATACATCGGAAATTGCTCACAGCATAGGAATCCATCCCAATACGGTACGTCTTTATGAAGAGCTCGGGCTCATTCCAAAGCCAGAGCGGAGGGCAAACGGTTATCGTATTTTTACAGATCTTCATATGGAACAGATGAAGTTCGCAAGAATCGCACTAAAGGTTGAGGTTTTGCAAAATGGGTTGAGAAAACAGGCAATTGCTATTATTAGGACCTCGGCTGCCGGAAATTTTAACAAGGCGGTTGGTTTGACGGAACATTATTTGCAGCAGATAAAAAATGAGCAGAAAAATGCGGAAGAAGCCATTGAGATTACCCAAAGGCTGTTATCAGGCGGCAGCCAGGGACAAAAGACCGGAACCATGGTTTTAACCAGAAAAGAAGCGGCTGATTATTTACAAATCTCAATGGATGCTTTAAGAAATTGGGAAATGAACGGCCTGCTCACTGTAAAACGGAAACAAAACGGTTACCGGATTTATACGGAGGAAGATATGCATCGGCTTAAAATCATACGTTCCCTGCGCTGCGGGAATTACTCCCTTTCAGCAATCTTGCGGATGCTGAATGCCTTATCCCAAAACCCAGAAGCAGATATCAGGCAGGTAATTGATACACCGGACAAAGATGATGATATTATTTCCGTATGTGATAAGCTTCTCACCTCCTTGCATTACGCCGAGGAACATGCGGAAGTTATGCTGGCCCACCTTAAGAAAATGAAAATACAATTTGAAACAGACCCTACACTTTAA
- a CDS encoding RsiV family protein — protein MNQLDDAKRRYHETPIPEELSIRIQGAIEQFEGRKAAGSRNGFRGGRKQFYKWGLGTAAAFLITFTAALNTNTAFAREVHRLPVVGAIARILTVSSYKKTVGDEKISVEVPGLEFIQNDTHGLSKQINEEIREICSQYADESLERAEEYKKAFLDTGGTEAEWAEHKIEIKVWYEIKAQSDAYLSFAVKGTESWTSAYSQEKYYNIDLKSEKLLTLEDVLGEDYINKANESIKSQMEEKSRQLGILFWTPEEGGFKTISHETKFYIKDNGNPVIVFDKYEIAPGAAGAVEFEVKR, from the coding sequence ATGAACCAGTTGGATGATGCAAAAAGAAGATACCATGAGACTCCCATTCCGGAAGAATTAAGCATACGCATACAGGGAGCCATAGAGCAGTTTGAAGGAAGAAAGGCGGCAGGCAGCCGGAATGGATTTCGAGGCGGGAGAAAACAATTCTATAAATGGGGACTGGGAACAGCAGCCGCTTTCCTTATTACATTTACCGCGGCGCTGAATACAAACACAGCCTTTGCCAGGGAAGTGCACCGCCTTCCTGTCGTAGGCGCTATCGCCCGAATCCTGACCGTTAGCTCCTACAAGAAGACGGTTGGGGATGAAAAGATCTCGGTAGAAGTGCCGGGGCTGGAATTTATCCAAAACGATACCCACGGACTTTCCAAGCAGATAAATGAAGAAATCCGTGAGATATGCAGCCAATATGCGGATGAATCGTTGGAGCGGGCGGAGGAATACAAAAAGGCATTTCTGGATACAGGAGGAACAGAGGCAGAATGGGCGGAGCATAAGATCGAGATCAAAGTATGGTATGAGATCAAGGCCCAAAGCGATGCTTATCTTTCCTTCGCAGTAAAGGGAACAGAGAGCTGGACCTCTGCTTACAGCCAGGAAAAGTATTATAACATCGATTTAAAATCAGAAAAGCTCCTGACCCTGGAGGATGTCCTGGGAGAGGATTATATCAATAAGGCCAACGAAAGCATTAAAAGCCAGATGGAGGAAAAATCCCGCCAGCTTGGGATCTTATTCTGGACTCCTGAGGAGGGCGGCTTTAAGACCATTTCCCATGAGACAAAATTTTATATAAAGGATAATGGAAATCCGGTCATTGTTTTTGACAAATATGAAATAGCACCTGGAGCGGCCGGGGCGGTTGAATTTGAAGTGAAAAGATAG
- a CDS encoding RNA polymerase sigma factor encodes MRQEIYDKMTGYIIENQKKFYRLAFSYAQNQEDALDIVQNAVLKALDHYESLKNPDAIKTWFYRILVNESIYFLKKDKKEIASGEELGLEIPYYEQGYEPSEDLYDEINQLDTETQNIIKLRFFEEMSLKEIAEITGANLNTVKARLYRGLKLLKQNIQEVNL; translated from the coding sequence ATGAGACAAGAGATCTATGATAAAATGACAGGCTATATTATTGAAAATCAGAAAAAATTTTATCGGCTGGCCTTCAGCTACGCCCAAAACCAGGAGGATGCCCTGGATATTGTTCAGAATGCTGTATTAAAAGCCCTGGATCATTATGAATCCTTAAAAAATCCCGACGCAATCAAGACGTGGTTTTACAGAATTCTTGTGAACGAAAGCATTTATTTCCTAAAGAAGGATAAAAAGGAGATCGCATCGGGAGAAGAACTGGGTCTGGAGATCCCCTATTATGAGCAGGGCTATGAACCATCGGAGGATCTTTATGATGAGATCAATCAGCTGGATACGGAAACACAAAACATCATTAAGCTTCGCTTTTTTGAAGAAATGTCGCTGAAAGAAATTGCAGAGATCACCGGTGCCAATTTAAATACAGTGAAGGCAAGACTGTACCGGGGGCTAAAATTGTTAAAGCAGAATATTCAGGAGGTAAATTTATGA
- a CDS encoding AraC family transcriptional regulator, with amino-acid sequence MNTLAQFNDVMAYIERNLMHDMEPGQISRISGCSEYHFRRMFSFLAGMPLGEYIRRRRLSVAGLMLQTESVKVIDLALQLGYESPEAFSKAFQVMHGVPPSQAKKENTELKVLPPMTFQLTITGGMEMNYRVIEKEEFHIVGFKKRITMQFKGINPQMDSLVQKLTPQVIEELKGLCDVEPKGILSVSADFNERTTEGSQLDQYIGVATSKAVSNGYDILDVPASNWAVFKAAGTFPDAIQDTWAKIYSEWFPASGYELTGGPELLWNETPDTSKPDYKSEIWIPVRKIDGK; translated from the coding sequence ATGAATACGCTGGCTCAATTTAATGATGTTATGGCTTATATAGAAAGAAACTTGATGCATGATATGGAACCGGGTCAGATTTCACGTATATCCGGCTGCTCGGAATACCATTTCCGCAGAATGTTTTCTTTTCTTGCGGGAATGCCATTAGGTGAATATATTCGCCGCAGGCGGCTGTCGGTAGCTGGGCTGATGCTGCAGACGGAATCAGTAAAAGTCATTGATTTGGCGTTACAGCTTGGCTATGAATCACCGGAAGCTTTTAGCAAGGCGTTTCAGGTGATGCATGGAGTGCCCCCATCCCAGGCTAAAAAAGAGAATACTGAACTTAAAGTCCTGCCCCCAATGACCTTTCAATTAACAATCACAGGAGGAATGGAAATGAATTATCGTGTTATAGAAAAAGAGGAATTTCATATTGTTGGATTTAAAAAGAGGATTACAATGCAGTTTAAAGGGATCAATCCGCAGATGGACTCATTGGTACAAAAACTAACGCCTCAAGTTATTGAGGAGTTAAAAGGTTTATGCGATGTGGAGCCTAAAGGAATTCTCAGTGTTTCTGCTGATTTTAATGAGCGTACCACAGAAGGCTCCCAGCTTGACCAATATATCGGTGTTGCCACTTCAAAGGCGGTTTCAAACGGCTATGACATCCTGGATGTTCCAGCCTCAAATTGGGCGGTATTTAAAGCGGCAGGTACTTTTCCGGATGCGATTCAGGATACATGGGCTAAAATATATTCGGAATGGTTCCCTGCATCAGGATATGAATTGACCGGTGGGCCAGAGCTATTGTGGAATGAAACCCCTGATACCAGTAAGCCGGATTATAAAAGTGAGATATGGATCCCTGTCCGCAAAATTGACGGTAAATAA
- a CDS encoding ABC transporter permease, translated as MNTQKPNKYLTFVKDNTMLIFLILLFALCLLFVPRFATIGNFKNVLIQIAINALIATGMTFVILSDGIDLSVGSVAALAGIAAAACIKLFPDAGIGLSLCVIVASSVAVGGICGSINGLFVSVLNVPPFIATLAMMNAARGLGYVFTDAKPIFGLPASFGWVGLRSVGPVPVSVILMFLIIGTAIFILARTCYGRYIYAVGSNTEVAKLSGIQVRKVKMSVYIICGILAALAGAVLASKLQNGQATAAAGYELNAIAAVAMGGTSMSGGRGGMVQTIFGLFVIGIINNALSLLGISSYWQTIAMGVIILIAVVVDRLQSNE; from the coding sequence ATGAACACACAAAAACCAAATAAATATCTGACATTTGTAAAAGACAATACCATGCTGATTTTCCTGATCCTCTTATTTGCACTTTGCCTGCTTTTTGTTCCCAGGTTTGCTACCATCGGGAACTTTAAGAATGTATTGATTCAAATTGCGATTAACGCATTGATCGCAACGGGCATGACATTTGTAATTCTCTCTGATGGGATTGATCTATCTGTCGGCTCCGTTGCAGCACTTGCAGGTATTGCTGCGGCAGCCTGTATTAAGCTCTTTCCGGATGCTGGGATAGGGCTGAGCTTGTGTGTGATTGTGGCATCGTCTGTTGCGGTAGGAGGAATTTGCGGAAGCATCAACGGATTATTTGTATCCGTTTTAAATGTTCCGCCTTTTATCGCCACCCTGGCGATGATGAATGCCGCAAGGGGGCTTGGATATGTTTTTACAGATGCAAAGCCAATTTTCGGACTTCCGGCTTCCTTTGGCTGGGTGGGGCTGCGCTCCGTTGGTCCGGTACCGGTGTCTGTTATACTTATGTTTTTAATAATAGGCACTGCCATTTTTATACTTGCCAGAACGTGTTACGGCAGATACATTTATGCAGTAGGAAGCAACACTGAGGTTGCAAAGCTCAGCGGCATACAGGTCAGGAAGGTCAAAATGTCCGTTTATATTATCTGCGGAATCCTGGCAGCTCTGGCAGGCGCTGTACTGGCCTCCAAGCTGCAAAACGGGCAGGCGACTGCGGCAGCCGGGTATGAGTTGAATGCGATTGCCGCTGTGGCAATGGGAGGCACCAGCATGTCCGGAGGACGGGGCGGCATGGTGCAGACGATCTTTGGCCTCTTTGTTATAGGGATCATTAATAATGCGCTGAGCTTGCTGGGCATATCCTCATATTGGCAGACCATTGCCATGGGCGTCATTATTCTCATTGCGGTGGTGGTTGACCGGTTACAGAGCAATGAGTGA
- a CDS encoding sugar ABC transporter ATP-binding protein: protein MEEQAFVALEHISKSFPGVKALDDVSISFSPGRVHVLLGENGAGKSTIIKIISGVYQSDEGNLIVRGNKERFENTRESLAKGISVIHQELSVIPDLTIAENIFLGREPKTPLGLIDKQQMNREAGKLLEALGMHLNPKTFIKKLTNGDKQMVEIARAVSQNSSLVIMDEPTSSLSDKEVGALFNVIKSLKEENVAVIYISHRLQEIREIGDDITILRDGKVVMSLPLPEISEEEMINKMVGREMKQFYYRSENAVTDEIVLSVDNLGRSGSFHNVTFQLRRGEILGVAGLIGAGRTEVMRTVFGADAPDSGSMLVYGRPYQPKTVKDAVASGIGLVPEDRRGQGLLLEKSVAVNTTLSSLRRRSKNGLIDFAWEKTASEEYVKKMGTKTPGIKTRIKNLSGGNQQKVVIARWLLAGSRILIMDEPTRGIDVNAKAEIYNLMKEFVEAGGSIIMVSSDLPEILGVADRIMIMREGTVSGFLDTKEASEERIMGLASISTESSGRAKE, encoded by the coding sequence ATGGAAGAACAGGCTTTCGTTGCTTTGGAACACATTAGTAAATCCTTCCCTGGCGTAAAAGCATTGGATGATGTTTCCATCAGCTTTTCCCCTGGCAGAGTTCATGTTCTGCTGGGGGAAAATGGTGCAGGAAAATCTACAATTATTAAGATTATTTCAGGTGTATATCAGTCGGATGAAGGGAATCTGATTGTCAGAGGAAATAAAGAGAGATTTGAGAACACCAGAGAATCTTTAGCTAAGGGAATCAGCGTGATCCATCAGGAACTGAGTGTGATACCGGATCTGACCATTGCTGAAAACATCTTCCTGGGAAGGGAACCTAAAACGCCCTTAGGGTTGATTGATAAGCAGCAGATGAACCGGGAAGCAGGTAAATTGCTGGAAGCATTGGGAATGCATTTAAATCCAAAGACATTTATCAAAAAACTGACCAATGGGGATAAGCAGATGGTTGAAATCGCAAGAGCGGTATCCCAAAACAGCTCACTGGTCATTATGGATGAGCCTACTTCCTCTTTATCAGATAAAGAAGTGGGGGCTTTGTTTAACGTCATAAAGTCTTTGAAGGAAGAGAATGTTGCGGTTATTTACATATCCCACCGTTTGCAGGAAATACGTGAGATTGGTGATGATATCACAATTTTAAGGGATGGGAAAGTTGTGATGAGTTTGCCCCTGCCGGAAATTTCAGAAGAAGAAATGATCAACAAGATGGTTGGCAGAGAAATGAAGCAGTTTTATTACCGGTCTGAAAATGCGGTGACGGATGAAATCGTGTTGTCAGTAGACAATCTGGGACGAAGCGGTTCTTTTCACAATGTCACGTTTCAGCTGAGAAGGGGAGAAATCCTGGGTGTTGCGGGATTGATCGGCGCCGGGCGGACAGAAGTAATGAGAACTGTTTTCGGCGCGGATGCCCCGGACTCTGGTTCCATGCTTGTTTATGGCAGGCCATACCAGCCTAAAACAGTGAAGGATGCGGTTGCTTCCGGTATTGGTCTGGTTCCGGAGGACAGAAGGGGCCAGGGACTTCTTCTGGAAAAGAGTGTTGCCGTCAATACAACCTTATCTAGTCTGCGTCGAAGATCAAAAAATGGGTTGATTGATTTTGCATGGGAAAAGACGGCATCTGAGGAATATGTTAAAAAGATGGGAACGAAAACTCCCGGGATTAAGACCAGGATTAAAAATCTCTCAGGAGGAAACCAGCAGAAGGTGGTAATTGCAAGATGGCTTCTTGCAGGCTCACGCATTTTGATTATGGATGAGCCTACCAGAGGAATTGACGTCAATGCAAAAGCTGAAATCTACAACTTAATGAAAGAGTTTGTAGAGGCCGGAGGAAGCATTATCATGGTCTCTTCTGATCTGCCTGAAATTCTTGGAGTCGCAGACCGGATTATGATCATGAGGGAAGGAACTGTTTCCGGATTTTTAGATACGAAAGAGGCTTCGGAAGAAAGGATTATGGGATTGGCAAGCATCAGCACAGAAAGTTCCGGGAGGGCAAAAGAATGA
- a CDS encoding substrate-binding domain-containing protein produces the protein MKKALKRILVAGAVVLSLAGCQKVRQEAPKVASEGNQTAAETKEATDAAEANAEDGKPITVGVSLLNNAHVFYNNIEAAMNEKAKEMGYQLVIQDAAGDGNKQLNQVQDFITQKVDAIVICPTNSAGSKSMVELADAAGIPVFTMDVASDGEVISHISTDNYRGGELAAEYAVEHILKQKTGQAAVITYAEIEGCVQREKGFTEWLGKNAPDVSVVDVQNYSGDQGKAAEVMQNMLLKHENLDVVFCVGDPAAVGAMSSINAVESDVKVIGFDGNPEGIEAILSGGNWIADIAQDPTAIGTTTLECIKKYLTGESVEKLIPIPPRVIDASNLK, from the coding sequence ATGAAGAAAGCATTAAAAAGAATCTTAGTTGCCGGAGCAGTGGTTTTAAGTCTGGCGGGATGTCAGAAAGTCAGGCAGGAGGCGCCAAAGGTTGCTAGTGAAGGAAACCAGACAGCTGCAGAAACCAAGGAAGCTACGGATGCTGCAGAAGCGAATGCAGAAGACGGGAAACCTATTACGGTCGGCGTCAGTCTGTTAAACAATGCTCATGTTTTCTACAACAACATTGAGGCGGCTATGAATGAAAAGGCAAAGGAAATGGGCTATCAACTGGTTATCCAGGATGCAGCAGGAGACGGAAATAAACAGCTGAATCAGGTGCAGGATTTTATTACACAAAAGGTAGATGCCATTGTCATTTGTCCCACCAACTCCGCCGGAAGCAAGTCAATGGTAGAACTGGCTGACGCAGCCGGTATACCGGTATTTACCATGGATGTTGCGTCAGATGGAGAGGTAATCAGCCATATTTCAACCGACAACTACAGAGGCGGAGAACTGGCGGCAGAATATGCGGTGGAACATATTTTGAAACAGAAAACCGGCCAGGCGGCAGTTATTACATATGCGGAGATTGAAGGCTGCGTACAGCGTGAAAAAGGCTTCACAGAATGGCTTGGCAAAAATGCTCCCGATGTATCGGTTGTAGATGTGCAGAACTATTCCGGTGACCAGGGAAAAGCGGCAGAGGTTATGCAGAATATGCTGTTAAAGCATGAAAATCTTGATGTGGTATTCTGCGTAGGCGATCCGGCAGCCGTTGGTGCCATGTCCTCCATCAATGCGGTGGAAAGTGATGTGAAGGTGATCGGTTTTGACGGAAATCCGGAAGGCATTGAGGCAATTTTAAGCGGAGGAAACTGGATTGCAGATATTGCCCAGGACCCCACGGCCATTGGAACCACAACCCTGGAATGTATTAAGAAGTATTTAACCGGTGAGTCTGTTGAAAAATTAATTCCTATCCCACCAAGAGTCATTGATGCAAGCAACTTAAAATAG
- the dhaL gene encoding dihydroxyacetone kinase subunit DhaL — MNVEKLNTEQVKQLFLYAADGIVKSEPYLTEIDMKIGDGDHGTGMELGFKAVLEQLPSLEAKSVESVFQELGRILLDTMGGASGVLFGTMFISGVIRRKPSPYYELSDFAESFRISLDAIMQRGKARVGDKTMVDALEPAVAALEYAASQGLDIHEGFFMAAEAAKKGVEYTKEIKARFGRAKYYGDKAIGLQDAGATSVWLIFQAMSDWISNHLI; from the coding sequence ATGAATGTGGAGAAGCTAAATACAGAACAGGTGAAGCAGCTTTTCCTGTATGCTGCAGACGGGATTGTGAAGAGTGAGCCGTATTTGACGGAAATTGATATGAAAATAGGCGATGGAGATCATGGCACGGGAATGGAACTGGGATTTAAGGCAGTCCTGGAACAGCTTCCCTCACTGGAAGCGAAATCTGTAGAATCCGTTTTTCAGGAATTGGGCCGGATCTTGCTTGATACCATGGGCGGCGCCTCAGGGGTTTTGTTTGGCACAATGTTTATCAGCGGCGTTATCAGGCGAAAGCCCTCGCCTTATTATGAACTTTCAGATTTTGCGGAAAGCTTCCGTATATCCTTAGATGCCATTATGCAGAGAGGGAAGGCCAGGGTCGGAGATAAGACCATGGTTGATGCATTGGAGCCGGCCGTTGCTGCCTTAGAATACGCAGCTTCCCAGGGACTGGATATTCATGAGGGATTTTTCATGGCTGCGGAAGCGGCAAAAAAAGGTGTTGAATATACAAAAGAAATAAAAGCCAGATTTGGAAGGGCAAAGTATTACGGGGACAAGGCCATTGGACTTCAGGATGCGGGTGCTACATCCGTATGGCTGATCTTTCAGGCAATGTCGGATTGGATATCAAATCACTTGATATAA